From Symphalangus syndactylus isolate Jambi chromosome X, NHGRI_mSymSyn1-v2.1_pri, whole genome shotgun sequence, the proteins below share one genomic window:
- the LOC129476081 gene encoding LOW QUALITY PROTEIN: uncharacterized protein (The sequence of the model RefSeq protein was modified relative to this genomic sequence to represent the inferred CDS: inserted 2 bases in 1 codon) — protein MPALYCPSFGTGVREKLELAHPVASGAVFPAPPQGFPVGAKPVPQPGFHVPFASVWELCXCVRVFVEEGSFLSDGLRKGKECSLQPLGSLGQGCGPRRVCGAGQLVASTPNSRDPVTPASGPPCPQYLVLYTKDDLAHLPRGTTVTCSSVSL, from the exons ATGCCAGCCCTCTACTGCCCCAGCTTTGGTACAGGAGTGAGGGAGAAGCTGGAGCTTGCACACCCAGTGGCTAGTGGGGCTGTCTTCCCAGCTCCTCCTCAGGGCTTTCCTGTCGGTGCCAAGCCAGTTCCCCAGCCAGGTTTCCATGTGCCATTTGCCAGCGTGTGGGAGCTCTG GTGCGTGAGGGTGTTTGTAGAAGAGGGCAGTTTCCTTTCAGATGGCCTCAGGAAGGGAAAAGAGTGCTCCCTCCAGCCCCTAGGTAGCCTTGGCCAGGGATGTGGGCCAAGAAGAGTCTGTGGAGCTGGCCAACTTGTGGCATCCACTCCAAATAGCAGAGACCCAGTCACGCCTGCTTCTGGTCCTCCCTGCCCTCAGTATTTGGTTTTGTACACCAAAGATGATCTGGCCCATCTTCCCAGAGGCACAACAGTAACATGTTCCTCTGTCAGCCTGTGA